The Corythoichthys intestinalis isolate RoL2023-P3 chromosome 19, ASM3026506v1, whole genome shotgun sequence nucleotide sequence gctatatgttgaaaaatactgaaatagtatttttgaacaattttggaactaatgtaaaaaacatttataaaaataaaaataaaaaaaaggaggggggtgcatcaataatcgttttataatcgaatcggagcctctgaatcgtaatcgtaatcgaatcgttaggtgcccaaagattcccagctctagttgaatgtatacatccgtcttatctttccattccaacaataatttacagaaaaatatggcatattttagagatggtttgaattgcgattaaaaacgattaattaatttctaagctgtgattatcttgattaaaaattttaatcgtttgaaagccctaataaaaataataattcctgtaattatgtaacgaatcgggttctaatgaggcggacgttttttgcgtgctgtacctgaacgcaccgcgtggctaacGTCAAAGTGAGATAGagagtgcggtagagattttactttctcttttaatgttatgTTTCTGACGTTAACTGCAGCGGACAGTagatgtgttgtgttgcacaagttgatggaataaatgattagaaaactgacgtagctggcgatttctttggcgatgttaccacagtaagaattgtcaccttaacttataaagactggcgtatTGTCGAGACAGTTCACAGATgcgcacaccatgctcatatttttctatcatttccaactTCATTTAAAtgttaagcatcaccttttttcttttttaaccaaCTACACTAACCTTAGAACCGttttttctctcacaagaaaatccgccgtgcgtccgtcttccggcaaaacaaaggAACTGCtgcactgtcataaatcatcgtattttgaacatgtcgtcggatgtagaaacaaatggcgattcaaattttacatcggatgtgtaAAAGATCATGCGTCGAAGCGATcggatgtcgaggtaccactgtaaatacaAACACACGCATGGCCAACCTCTACTAGTAAACTTGTTTCTGCTTCCACTGTGGAAGCAACCACACCCTTGACAGCCCAGAGACATTCCTCCCTGTTTAAGTGTCATGTGGAAGGAGGCTGGCTCAGCTCTCCCGGGAGACTCCAACTCCTAATACAACAACAGGCCTTAGTTGGCTTCTTCTCATTAGCCAATGTAAACAGAGACCGGTCTGACTTCACAAAGACAGAAAAACAATTGAGTGTAAGATTACAGCTTCACTACAACGCTGGACTTTCAGGTGGGTCATAGCTACATAACAAGGACAACACTGGACTTTCAGGTAGACCATTGCTGAACAACAACAAGGACATTTTTCCTATTCCATTCATAACCTATTTGTTTACATGAGTAATATGATTATATGCAAATGATGGATCTATTCAAATCATATCCAGTCACTAAAAAGCTAGGCAGATtgctattataaagtattaattaaaaatgggtTTTAGTACTCCGGCGAAGCATATCTGCAGATATtagataaaacaaaatttaaaaaataaataaataaaaaaactacattACCCAGTCGTGATACACGACGCCTGTGTTTTGGTTTACACAAAACCTAAAATACATAACATTACTGGCAATGTATATCTTTTTCTTACTGATATTATCAAAACACctcggggttttttttgttttttgttttcttcttctACAGAGTTGACACAACGCAaatactagatatcatgaaaccgTGAACTTTCCGTTTTCTATACAGAAACGTGGACAAACAGAAAGTAGTAACATTAATTTGAGGGCTCCCATGTCTTGTTGACATGTCATTTAAACAAGGATTTGAATCATGAATGAACTGTTATCTATTTATAAGTACCAGATGACGTATGAACCACTCAATAAAAGCTCATCTCATCAAATTGGAAATGAACAAACAAACCCAACAATTTATAATATCAGAATGTGTATTAAGTCTGTTTTTGTGAGTGCGCGCGTGCGCTTGTGTCAGTCAAATTTTCGAAACAGTTCAGGGCTATCTTCCATGAAGCGGTTGACGGGCGGGCGGGCCTCACCTTCTCCCCGGGGCGACGATACTTCTGCGGCTGTTGAAACAAGCAGTGGTTCTTCACGAAGCCATTTTTGCTTGCTTTTTGACCGCTTGAAGTCCGACGACAGGCGTCTCCGTTCAGCAGTTTGTTCGCGGAGCTTTCAGTCATCTCTGTCGGCCTGCCGCTGTGGAAGATATCACAAATTGAAGTAGCCCAAGTTGGGTGCGGATAATCGGGAAGTCATGTATGAACTCGGAGAAACGTTCGGTTCTACGCCCACTGCGCTGCGTTTGCACGACCACGCCGGAAATACACGCCCCTGCCGAGCGCTCATTGGCTAACGCGCTGGTTCTCTCACAAAGATCGGCTATTAAATCAAGAGGGTACCaacgataagaaaatatcataCCATTAGTCAAGCGAAACACAATGTCCATCTTCATCAACTGTCATCAGTCTCCAGCGTGAGTCATCTTTGCACAGACAATCCTAAACCCTCGGTAAGGAAACGACCCATAATAACCTTTGATCAGGAGAGAACAGAATCCTCCTGGCGACGTCATTCTTCACCTGATCAGGGTGAACAGTTCTACAAACGAGGTCAAGTTCAAGGTTATTCTCAAAATGAGTAATCGGAAGTTACCGGGAATGTAAGATCGTAATGATATTGTAAATTATGTTTACAAAGTACGTAATCAGATGCTCTTTGCAGAGAGATAACGTCACCAATCTAAAATGCAGGTACCACGGATGCTGGTCCAAGCCAGGGGCGTCGCTAGGTTTTAAAAACAGGcagacctgttaagtttcacgatttggtcgggagactcccgattttgaccccaatgctcacgcctcacgattagaaagccaaatctcccgattttccaaaaatgtcaattttttttttttttttaacgtttttgtttgtcaccgttttgtaacgataccattcggcccgattcggaaagtgaccaacaatgaatagcctggccgtctccgacttccctgccctccctccccttcagagctggaaaagcccaaccaaacatctgacagggagggaagaggcgaagcaccaccgacttcccaagatgctggcactaataaaccggcttttagactggttcaagtctttattttg carries:
- the LOC130907527 gene encoding ADP-ribosylation factor-like protein 8A, with protein sequence MNSLAVSDFPALPPLQSWKSPTKHLTGREEAKHHRLPKMLALINRLLDWFKSLFWKEEMELTLVGLQYSGKTTFVNVIASDETLIGVMVDEMKRLLRKLMSKFV